The following are from one region of the Achromobacter xylosoxidans genome:
- a CDS encoding methyl-accepting chemotaxis protein, with amino-acid sequence MKPSKLKMRTRLAMGFAMIMVALLVSGILGAFGIRALEQDVYQITAINNEQRRLAIDMRYQVQEQAIAIRNILILTDPSVLKAEVSRANEADKLYNESRDRLGGMFSSRSGTTNEERRLFAAAGVAQQDMRSQFMRVMEEGLNGDRQNAQHLLEDELRPKQRVLQETLSTLAALETKINDARAEDTRSLASQLQWAVGATVLTALMLGVFAAYLTARSILRQLGGDPGDAQLLAVNIADGDLTSRLQLDSRYDHSLMHGLESMRSRLSRIVDAIKSSAASISTAAGQIAQGNADLSHRTEEQAASLEETAASIEQLTSTVRLNQDNAASGDEVASEGAKAAEKAGGVVSEMLAAMTEISANSEKVAQIVSLIESIAFQTNILALNAAVEAARAGDQGRGFAVVAGEVRALAQRSATSAREIKDLIETSTSVVQAGRDLAARAGRDMEEVVTSVMRMKTITGEIATASREQAIGIEQVNVAIAQLDSVTQQNAALVEESAAAAHSMAEQARDLLQAVEVFKTASSLSPRHVPMAEPTLIAFAGST; translated from the coding sequence ATGAAGCCATCAAAGCTGAAAATGCGTACTCGCCTTGCCATGGGTTTTGCGATGATCATGGTGGCGCTGCTGGTGTCCGGCATTCTCGGTGCGTTTGGCATCCGCGCGCTGGAGCAGGATGTCTACCAGATCACCGCTATCAACAACGAACAACGGCGCCTGGCGATCGATATGCGCTACCAGGTCCAGGAGCAGGCCATCGCAATCCGCAACATCCTGATCCTCACGGATCCGTCAGTGCTGAAGGCCGAAGTGTCGCGGGCGAATGAAGCGGATAAGCTCTACAACGAATCTCGAGACAGGCTCGGCGGCATGTTCTCGAGCCGTTCTGGCACCACCAACGAGGAAAGGCGCCTGTTCGCCGCCGCAGGCGTTGCGCAACAAGACATGCGTTCGCAGTTCATGCGCGTCATGGAAGAAGGATTGAATGGCGACCGCCAGAACGCGCAACATCTGCTGGAAGACGAACTGCGGCCCAAGCAGCGCGTGCTCCAGGAAACGCTATCGACATTGGCTGCGCTCGAAACGAAGATCAACGATGCACGCGCGGAAGATACCCGATCTCTCGCGAGCCAGTTGCAATGGGCCGTCGGGGCGACCGTCTTGACCGCGCTGATGCTTGGGGTATTTGCGGCCTATCTCACAGCGCGCAGCATCCTGCGCCAGTTGGGCGGCGATCCCGGCGATGCGCAACTTCTGGCAGTGAACATCGCCGATGGCGACCTGACCAGCCGACTGCAGCTCGATTCCCGCTACGACCATAGCTTGATGCATGGCCTGGAATCCATGCGCTCGCGTCTCTCCAGAATCGTCGATGCAATCAAATCATCGGCTGCATCGATCTCGACGGCTGCAGGCCAGATTGCCCAAGGCAATGCCGATCTGTCACATCGTACCGAGGAGCAGGCCGCGTCACTGGAAGAGACCGCGGCCAGCATCGAACAGCTGACGTCCACCGTACGGCTGAATCAAGACAACGCGGCGAGCGGCGACGAAGTGGCCAGCGAAGGAGCCAAGGCCGCGGAGAAAGCGGGTGGCGTCGTATCCGAGATGCTCGCGGCCATGACGGAAATTTCCGCTAACTCGGAAAAGGTCGCACAGATTGTGTCGCTGATCGAGAGCATTGCATTTCAGACGAATATTCTTGCATTGAACGCCGCGGTGGAAGCCGCCAGGGCCGGAGATCAAGGCCGGGGCTTCGCCGTGGTGGCCGGCGAGGTCCGGGCGCTGGCGCAACGCAGCGCCACATCCGCAAGGGAAATCAAAGACCTGATCGAGACCTCCACTTCCGTGGTCCAGGCCGGACGGGATCTCGCCGCCCGAGCGGGCCGGGACATGGAAGAAGTCGTGACCTCCGTGATGCGCATGAAGACAATAACGGGAGAGATCGCCACCGCGTCTCGCGAACAAGCCATCGGTATCGAACAGGTCAACGTCGCCATCGCGCAACTGGACTCCGTAACGCAGCAAAACGCTGCGCTGGTCGAGGAATCTGCCGCAGCGGCGCATTCCATGGCGGAACAGGCGCGCGATCTGCTGCAGGCAGTCGAAGTGTTCAAGACGGCATCGTCCCTGTCCCCGCGGCATGTGCCGATGGCAGAGCCGACGCTCATCGCGTTTGCAGGCTCTACGTAA
- a CDS encoding MetQ/NlpA family ABC transporter substrate-binding protein: MSIKVLKSLAAFALGAAVFAQPALAQDKPLKIGVTAGPHAQIFDVVKQEAAKQGLNIQVIEFTDYVQPNVALSAGDLDANSYQHQPYLDNANADRGYKLVSIAKTVIFPIGIYSKKIKSLSELKEGARIALPNDPTNGGRALLLLQANGLIKLRPDVGLKATPIDVVENPKKLRFIELDAAQLPRSLDDTDASAVNTNFALEAGLNPAKDAIAQESPDSPYANVLVVREKDKDRPEFAKLIAIYHSPAVKQFIETKYKGAVVAAW; the protein is encoded by the coding sequence ATGAGCATCAAGGTTTTGAAGTCGCTGGCCGCGTTCGCGCTCGGCGCCGCCGTATTCGCCCAGCCCGCGCTGGCCCAGGACAAGCCCCTGAAGATCGGCGTGACCGCGGGCCCGCACGCCCAGATCTTTGATGTGGTGAAGCAGGAAGCGGCCAAGCAGGGCCTGAACATCCAGGTCATCGAATTCACCGACTACGTGCAGCCCAATGTCGCGCTGTCCGCGGGCGACCTGGACGCCAACAGCTACCAGCACCAGCCCTACCTGGACAATGCCAACGCAGACCGCGGCTACAAGCTGGTCAGCATCGCCAAGACGGTGATTTTTCCCATCGGCATCTACAGCAAGAAGATCAAGTCGTTGTCCGAGCTGAAGGAAGGCGCTCGCATCGCGCTGCCGAACGACCCGACCAACGGCGGCCGCGCCCTGTTGCTGCTGCAGGCCAACGGCCTGATCAAGCTGCGTCCCGACGTCGGCCTGAAGGCGACCCCGATCGACGTGGTCGAAAATCCCAAGAAGCTGCGTTTCATTGAATTGGACGCCGCCCAACTGCCGCGCTCGCTGGACGACACCGACGCGTCGGCCGTGAACACCAACTTCGCGCTGGAAGCGGGCCTGAACCCCGCCAAGGACGCCATCGCCCAGGAATCACCCGACTCGCCTTACGCTAACGTGCTGGTCGTGCGTGAAAAGGACAAGGATCGCCCCGAGTTCGCCAAACTGATCGCGATCTACCACAGCCCGGCCGTGAAGCAGTTCATCGAGACCAAGTACAAGGGTGCGGTGGTGGCCGCCTGGTAA
- a CDS encoding methionine ABC transporter permease, which translates to MSPQLIDLLITSLLDTLLMVGVASAIAVVVGIPLGVILTVTARGNMLENQSVNHVLGAVINATRSVPFVILMVAIIPFTRLVAQTSIGTTAAIVPLSVAAIPFMARIAENAMREVDPGLITAARAMGASPMQIIMKVLLPESLPGLIAATVVTVVSLIGYSAMAGAIGGGGLGDLAIRYGYQRFQSDVMAAVVIVLIVLVQVIQSLGDRYVRRISHR; encoded by the coding sequence ATGAGTCCGCAACTGATCGACCTGCTTATTACGTCGCTGCTTGACACCCTGCTGATGGTGGGCGTGGCCAGCGCCATCGCGGTGGTGGTCGGCATTCCGCTGGGCGTGATCCTGACGGTGACGGCCCGCGGCAACATGCTCGAGAATCAATCCGTCAACCACGTGCTGGGTGCGGTGATCAACGCCACGCGTTCGGTGCCGTTCGTCATTTTGATGGTCGCGATCATTCCGTTCACGCGCCTGGTGGCCCAGACCTCCATCGGCACCACGGCAGCCATCGTGCCCTTGTCGGTGGCCGCGATTCCGTTCATGGCCCGCATCGCCGAAAACGCCATGCGCGAAGTCGACCCGGGCCTGATCACCGCGGCGCGCGCCATGGGCGCGTCGCCCATGCAGATCATCATGAAGGTGCTGCTGCCCGAATCCTTGCCCGGTCTCATCGCCGCGACCGTCGTCACTGTCGTCAGCCTGATCGGCTACTCGGCCATGGCCGGCGCCATCGGCGGAGGCGGCCTGGGCGACCTGGCCATCCGCTATGGCTACCAGCGCTTCCAATCCGACGTGATGGCCGCAGTCGTCATCGTGCTGATCGTCCTGGTCCAGGTAATCCAAAGCCTGGGCGACCGCTACGTGCGCCGCATCTCGCATCGCTGA
- a CDS encoding methionine ABC transporter ATP-binding protein has translation MIQIENLSKTYATPHGQFQALRGINLHIQQGEVFGIIGPSGAGKSTLVQCINLLERPNEGSIAIGGQSLTGLNEAQLREQRRRIGMVFQGFNLLSRRTVYGNVALPLEIAGVAKAEIPARVERLLALVGLEHLRDRYPSQISGGQKQRVGIARALANNPDVLLSDEATSALDPETTHNILALLRDINRKTGVTVVMITHQMEVVREVCDRVAVLSQGEVVEIGSTREVFAQPRHEVTRAMVSAATASDLTDATLAAVKERIQALAAAKPGQAVRLLRLSLTGTDASGSFLSDLYKQYSLDVGLIQARVEDIQGVAVGTMFVLAQGAPASVKDAIAALAARDITVEEIAHESATDRPAYYVAA, from the coding sequence ATGATTCAGATCGAGAACCTATCCAAGACCTACGCCACGCCGCACGGACAATTCCAGGCGCTGCGCGGCATCAACCTGCATATCCAGCAGGGCGAGGTCTTCGGCATCATCGGCCCCAGCGGGGCCGGCAAAAGCACGCTGGTCCAGTGCATCAACCTGCTGGAGCGGCCCAATGAAGGCTCGATCGCCATCGGCGGTCAGTCCCTGACCGGCCTGAACGAAGCGCAACTGCGCGAGCAGCGCCGTCGCATCGGCATGGTGTTCCAGGGGTTCAACCTGCTGTCGCGCCGCACCGTGTACGGCAATGTTGCGCTGCCGCTGGAAATCGCCGGCGTGGCCAAGGCCGAGATTCCGGCCCGCGTCGAGCGCCTGCTGGCACTGGTGGGCCTGGAACATCTGCGCGACCGCTATCCCAGCCAGATCAGCGGCGGCCAGAAGCAGCGTGTCGGTATTGCCCGCGCTTTGGCCAACAACCCGGACGTGCTGCTCAGCGACGAAGCCACGTCCGCGCTGGATCCGGAAACCACCCACAACATCCTGGCCTTGCTGCGCGACATCAACCGCAAGACCGGCGTGACCGTGGTCATGATCACGCACCAGATGGAAGTCGTGCGCGAGGTCTGCGATCGCGTCGCCGTGCTGTCGCAGGGCGAAGTGGTTGAAATAGGCAGCACGCGCGAAGTGTTCGCGCAGCCGCGCCACGAAGTGACCCGCGCCATGGTGTCGGCCGCCACCGCGTCCGACCTGACCGACGCCACGCTGGCGGCAGTCAAGGAGCGCATCCAGGCGCTTGCCGCCGCCAAGCCGGGCCAGGCCGTGCGGCTGCTGCGCCTGTCGCTGACCGGCACCGACGCGTCGGGTTCCTTCCTGTCCGACCTGTACAAGCAGTATTCGCTGGATGTGGGCCTGATCCAGGCGCGCGTGGAAGACATCCAGGGCGTGGCCGTGGGCACGATGTTCGTGCTGGCCCAAGGCGCGCCCGCATCGGTCAAGGACGCGATTGCCGCGCTGGCCGCCCGTGACATTACCGTTGAAGAAATAGCTCATGAGTCCGCAACTGATCGACCTGCTTATTACGTCGCTGCTTGA